A region of the Mycoplasma capricolum subsp. capricolum ATCC 27343 genome:
TAAGTATTGTATTTTGAATCATCGCCATTATATTGTCTGCACTTTTTCTCACAAAATTTTTTGAAATAAGAAACAAATATACCTAAGGTATAGTCCACCTGTTTCAAAATTCAAAAATAAAAAGAGAAAGGAATATAAATTATGAGTTTTAACTTTGATGATTATATTAAATTAAAACTACTTGGAAAAACTACAAAAAGAGTTTTAGATTTAATCGACGAATATGAAAGTAATAACAAAAAAGAACCAAAATCTACTTTAGATTATATTTTAGAAGATATTTTTGATTAATAATTGAAAAAATAGGACTACAACAAAACAATTTTAATAATAAAACCTTATAAAATTTATCACTTAACATTGTTATAAACTATTTAAAACTTTATAACAAATTAACTAAACTAATTAAAAAATATTCATAAAAAGATTTAGTACAAATCATAAGAAAATTACAAAATAAGATTTTTAAAACTAAGAAAAATAAGGGTTTTTCACTTGATTTGATGAATTACTACTAAATTCTAATTTTTAAAATTAGAAATATGAAAGGGATTTAATTATGACAAAATTAGTACTTTTGGAAATAAAAATAAATATCATAAAAAAAATAACAACAATTACGTTTTGATTTAATGACTTTTTTAAAACAAATAAATAGTTACCTATGAAAGACAAAAAAATAAAAACAATTAACAAAGTTTTAAGCAATATATTTTGTTTTGTTATTTGACCTTTATTATCTTTTTTAATAATTCCATTAATTATGATTATTATTCAAGCAAAAAATTCTCAGATTATAACTGATTGAGTTTTACAAAAAAGAAGCATTGTAAATGATTTTTCAGACTTTTGAGAAGTTAGTAGTTTTTATAGAAATATAACAATACTTATTATAGTTAGTGGTAGTATTGTATTTCTAGCTTTCTTTAATTACAAAATTTGGTGGGAAAAAATAAAAAATAGAATTACAAATCAAAAAGAAGTTAACCCTAATAATTGAGAATATAACCAATTTACTGAAGAAGGAAATTTAAAAAGCTTTAAAAAGAAATTTCAACCAGGACAACCCAACTTTAGTTTAGGTATGTTTGATATTAATCCTAAAAAGCAATATCTAATAAATAATACTGATGCACATGCTATTGTTTTAGGAATAAGTGGAAGTAAGAAAACAGAAAAAATTGTTTTACCTAATATTTGATATAATGCAACATTAGCTCATCATTTAAAACCTAATATGGTAATAACTGATCCTAAAAGACAAATTCTTTCAAGAACAGGAAAAATGTTAATAGAAAATGGATATAACATTAAAGTTTTTGATTTTGAAGATGCTAAAAAATCCCTATATTGAAATCCTTTAGAACAAGTGTGATGAACACTTCATTCTAAACCAAAAGAACAATTAGATGAATTTGATTATGCTTCTGCTTATGACAAAATCATTGAAATTGTTGAATTATTAGCTTGAATTAATAAAGAAGATTCAATGTGAGAAAGTAATGCAAAAAATATTATTATTTTAATTTTAAAATTTCTTCTTTTGTACAGTTTAGAAGATGAAACATTTACTTTAGATTTTTATAATATACCAAATATAACTCAAACATTAAGTGAAAGATATGTAAAAAATGGAGCCTGAGTAAAAATAGCTGAAAAGTATAAAACTAAAAATCGTTATTGATTTGAGTTTTTTGGAGAACAAAAGTCAATGATTGATATTGTTCCAGAAACTTTAAGTGGTATTTTAACTAATGCTATTAATGCAGTTAGCTCTTTTTCTCAAAACATTAGTATTAAAAAAATAACTAGTAATATTACTTTTAGTGTTAAAGAGCTTATAAGAGATAATTCAAAGCCATTTGCTGTTTTTATTTGTTTTCCTGATCATAAAAATATTTTTGATTTTCTAATGAGTATGCTAATAACTCAAATTTATCAAGAATCAGTAGATTTTGCTAATACACTACCAAAACAAAAGTTAAAAAGAATGTTGCAATTTTATCTAGAGGAATTTAATTCATTATATTTACCAAAAATACCTGATTGAATGGCTATTTCAAGAAGTAGAAACATTTTATTTATGTTAATTATTCAAAGTTATGAACAATTACAAAAATATTCAACTAAAGGTAGAGATTATAAAACTATAAAATCGCAAGCAAGATTAAATTTCTTATTAGAAACTAATTCAGATGAAACTTTAAAATCTTTTTCAACTGCTTTAGGTGAAAAGATTATTAAAAAAGAAACTATTTCAGAAAGTGAAAAAAATAAAACAGTTTCAGTTAGTGAACAAAAAGAATTAATAATGTCAGTTAGTGAATTAAAGTATAAAAATCCAGATATGACTATTATTTCAACAGGTGGAAGTAAACCAATAGCAATTAAATTAAAACCTGCTTATGAATATTTGCCAGATCAAGATTACGTTTATCCAAATAACTTAAAAGATGAAGCTAAAAAAGTTGAGTGAGATTTTATAGCTATGAAAAAAATTGTTTTAAAAGATCAAAAAGAGTCAAACGAAAACATAGAACAAAATGATTTTTTTATTAGAAAAGAAAAATTAGTTTTACCAAAAGAAGTTCTTAAAGCAAAACAAGAAGCTTTAGATTTTATTAAAAATAATAAAAGCTTATGTTCATCTTTTAAACAGCACTAATTAGATGTTTTAAAGTCAAAGGAGAATAATTATGACAAAAACAGAAGAAGTATTATTATTAACTTCAAATATACCAGAACAGCATTTTAAGAAATATGTTAATGATAAGCAAGTTTTAGATAAAACACTTGCTATTGCAAAAATAATTGATAATGATGAACATAAATGTGATTGTTCTTTATATGAATTAAAAGACTGTATTGTTGAAAATGCTTGAAAATTTAATATGCTAACTTTAAAAGAAATATCTAATAACTATGAAAGCATAATTAAAAGTTTTTCAAATCAAGAACAAATTCAACAAGATAATAGTTTAAATAATGATTTAAAAAACTTAGAAGATGATAGCTTAACTAATAACAGTGAATATGTTAATCAAACTGAATCAAAAGAAACAAAAATAGAAATAGAAGAAAAAGAAAAAGAAAACGCTAAAGAAAATTACATTCAAAAAGAAGAAGACTTTTTTAAGTTTACTGCTGAAGAAGTAGATGATTTAATCGATAGCTACATAAGAGATCCTAAAAAAATTCAAGACTTTTTAGAATTTTCTTTACAAATTCATAACAAATATAGTTTAAGAAATCTAGAAATGATTAAAAAACAATTTCAAGGTGCTACTATTTTAAAATCATTTACTGAATGAAAAAGAGAACGAATTTTTATTAAAAAAGGTGAAAAAGGAATTAAGATCTGACAACCTTTAGAAAGCGATTATGTTGAATTAGAAGATAACATAATTTTAAAAAAAGATTGAACAGATGAAATTAAAGAAAAAGTCAAAAATAGGGAACTAGAAGTTAAAAGCAAAGTAATTGGTTTTAAAATGGGAAATACTTTTGATATTTCACAAACCAATCTTCCTAAAGAACAATATCCTTTAAATTACTTTACTTACTTTATAGATGAAGATAATGATAATTTAGAAAAGAACATAACTTTATTTAATGAAATAAAAAAATGTATTGAAAATAAAAATATACCAGTTTATATGGATGAGAGTTTAGGTCAGGTTAGAGGAGTTGCTCCACGCTTTACACTAAATGGTGAAACTAGAAGATCAATACTTTTAAATGAACATAATAGTGTTAGACAAAACATTAAAACTTTACTTCATGAATATGCTCATATTAAATACAATCACTCATACAAAGACACTTCACGCGCTGAATGTGAGTATCAAGCAGAATTAACTGCTTATGTACTATGTAAAAAACTAAACATTGATACACAAGATTATAGTTATGACTATATTAAGTTTTGAGTAGATGATTCAACAAAAGATGATAGAAGAAAATGACTTAATGAAGTAGTTTTAAAATCAAGACAAATTAATAATGAACTAGAAGAACACTTTAAGTTAACACTTGAACAAAGCCAAAAACAAGAAAAAGAAAAAAAGGAGGTACTCAGTAAAGAAGAAAATAAAAAATTAAGTTTTAACTAGTAAAAAGGCAAAGTATTTGCTTTTATATATTAAGAGATTATTAAACAATTCTTAAATACTTATAATTTTTTCAACCTTAAAAGAAGTTATTAGCTGTGATAGAATCAATATAAAAAGGAGGTAGTAGAAAAAATGAAAAAACCATTGTCTTTACTATCACTTCTATTAATAGGTGCTCCTGTTTTAACTACAATAAGTTGTAATTGACTAAAACCAATTCCACCAACTAATCCTAATAATTTTCCTAAAAATCCTGAATATAAAGATCCATTTAATAGTGATCAAAATAATAAAAAACCTAAAACTTTTTCTTATAATGGCATCACTTATAAATTAATTGATGAAGATAATATTAATCCAACAAATGTATATTATGCTAATCAAGTATTAGAAAATAATAGTCAAGAATTTAAAGCATTACTCCCAAAAGCAGAAGATTATAAAATTAAAAATTGAACTTCAGATAAGTACTTTCCTACAATTGCATTACTTTCTCAGTTTGTTAGAAACTTAGAACATTATGATGTTAAAACTAATTCTAGCTTATTTATGCTAAAAGACAAAAATAGTAATACTAGAATAAATGCTAAAGAGTATCATAAATTAGTTTCTAAAACTTTAGATATTTTAAAAGATCAAAAAGAACTTAAAGAAGTATTATATGATGAAAAAGAAGTTGTTTCATCAAATAAGCAAGTCTCAATTGATGTAATAAAAGCTTTTATAATAGGTAAAAAAGTAGATGATCCTGAAAATAAAATGAATAATTATTGAGGTAAATTAGAACCTAATCCAAAAGATAGCTTTGGTTATAGTTTTGGTTATTATTGAAAAGAAGTTCCTTTTACTGCTGATGGAGATATAGTAACTAACATTAATGGAAAAATATATAGTGTTCCAACTGGATTATGATTAACTAATAGACTTTTTCAATTAGGCTCTCAGTTTAAAAATGAACTATTTTTATCTAAAGAATTTTTTGAAAAAGATGAAACTAGATTTGATCCTAAAAAACAACATTTACACTTAGAAAATGCTTTTTTAGAATATGATTATCGAAATAAACTAAGAGTTTATGGTATGCAAAAAGACTTATGAGATATGCTAGTGGCATTTTTAGAATTGCAAGTTGCATTAACTGATAGAAATAGCGTAAAAGATCAAGAAAAAACATTAGAACAAAATTTTAAAAGATTAAAAATTCTTGAGAAAATTTCTACTTATGAAGACAGTTTATTAAAATTTATGCAATTATCAGAGCTACTTGGTTTTACTCCTGATTTAAAAGCTAATCCATCATTACAACTGTTTCCAGGAAGTGCTAATTATTCATTTCCAGTTGATTATCGACAAGCTTATCAGTGGGCTTGAAATGAATATCATCATATAGTTCAACCATTAAGTAGAGAATTTACTAGAACTGGAGTAGAGACAAAATTTAATAATGCATTTATTAATGAAAATAAAAAATACTACAATTTTATTTGAAAAAATATTAGAGAAGTTGATGGTGTAGAAGAACCTTATGTTTTAAATGAAAACATAGCTAAGCAAAAATATGATAATTTAATAAATTATTACACAAGAAATTTTGGTTGAAAATACAAAAGGTAAGGAGAATAATTATGAATGATCCAAAAGATAGATACAAAAACTGTACAGAAGATGAGAAGAAATTCTGAAATAGTATGAATGAAGAATTTAAAAATTCTAAGTTTTATGAAGAAGGACTAAGAATTGTTCCTGATACTTATGACGGTTTTGAAGAAGATGTCAAAAGAATTGTTAAAGAAATTCAAGAACGACAAGAAAAAAATAATAAATAAAATCTCTTAATAAAAAGATAAAAGCAAATACCAACTTAACAAAAAATAAGTTGGTTTTTTTGCTTTTATTTAAAAATAAGAGCTATTAGATAGGAGTAAAAAAGATGAGAGATTTATTAAATGTTTATTTATTTGCAGAAACTAACGCTGCTAACTCAGAAGCAGTAAAACAAAACTTAGCACAGCTATCCCAACAAGCACAAGTTTATATCAATATTATTCTAGGTTCATTTGCTAGTTTACTTGTTTTATTAATAGCAATTATTATTTCAATCGCTTGATTTAAGGCAG
Encoded here:
- a CDS encoding type IV secretory system conjugative DNA transfer family protein; the protein is MKDKKIKTINKVLSNIFCFVIWPLLSFLIIPLIMIIIQAKNSQIITDWVLQKRSIVNDFSDFWEVSSFYRNITILIIVSGSIVFLAFFNYKIWWEKIKNRITNQKEVNPNNWEYNQFTEEGNLKSFKKKFQPGQPNFSLGMFDINPKKQYLINNTDAHAIVLGISGSKKTEKIVLPNIWYNATLAHHLKPNMVITDPKRQILSRTGKMLIENGYNIKVFDFEDAKKSLYWNPLEQVWWTLHSKPKEQLDEFDYASAYDKIIEIVELLAWINKEDSMWESNAKNIIILILKFLLLYSLEDETFTLDFYNIPNITQTLSERYVKNGAWVKIAEKYKTKNRYWFEFFGEQKSMIDIVPETLSGILTNAINAVSSFSQNISIKKITSNITFSVKELIRDNSKPFAVFICFPDHKNIFDFLMSMLITQIYQESVDFANTLPKQKLKRMLQFYLEEFNSLYLPKIPDWMAISRSRNILFMLIIQSYEQLQKYSTKGRDYKTIKSQARLNFLLETNSDETLKSFSTALGEKIIKKETISESEKNKTVSVSEQKELIMSVSELKYKNPDMTIISTGGSKPIAIKLKPAYEYLPDQDYVYPNNLKDEAKKVEWDFIAMKKIVLKDQKESNENIEQNDFFIRKEKLVLPKEVLKAKQEALDFIKNNKSLCSSFKQH
- a CDS encoding ImmA/IrrE family metallo-endopeptidase is translated as MTKTEEVLLLTSNIPEQHFKKYVNDKQVLDKTLAIAKIIDNDEHKCDCSLYELKDCIVENAWKFNMLTLKEISNNYESIIKSFSNQEQIQQDNSLNNDLKNLEDDSLTNNSEYVNQTESKETKIEIEEKEKENAKENYIQKEEDFFKFTAEEVDDLIDSYIRDPKKIQDFLEFSLQIHNKYSLRNLEMIKKQFQGATILKSFTEWKRERIFIKKGEKGIKIWQPLESDYVELEDNIILKKDWTDEIKEKVKNRELEVKSKVIGFKMGNTFDISQTNLPKEQYPLNYFTYFIDEDNDNLEKNITLFNEIKKCIENKNIPVYMDESLGQVRGVAPRFTLNGETRRSILLNEHNSVRQNIKTLLHEYAHIKYNHSYKDTSRAECEYQAELTAYVLCKKLNIDTQDYSYDYIKFWVDDSTKDDRRKWLNEVVLKSRQINNELEEHFKLTLEQSQKQEKEKKEVLSKEENKKLSFN
- a CDS encoding MAG3960 family lipoprotein, whose amino-acid sequence is MKKPLSLLSLLLIGAPVLTTISCNWLKPIPPTNPNNFPKNPEYKDPFNSDQNNKKPKTFSYNGITYKLIDEDNINPTNVYYANQVLENNSQEFKALLPKAEDYKIKNWTSDKYFPTIALLSQFVRNLEHYDVKTNSSLFMLKDKNSNTRINAKEYHKLVSKTLDILKDQKELKEVLYDEKEVVSSNKQVSIDVIKAFIIGKKVDDPENKMNNYWGKLEPNPKDSFGYSFGYYWKEVPFTADGDIVTNINGKIYSVPTGLWLTNRLFQLGSQFKNELFLSKEFFEKDETRFDPKKQHLHLENAFLEYDYRNKLRVYGMQKDLWDMLVAFLELQVALTDRNSVKDQEKTLEQNFKRLKILEKISTYEDSLLKFMQLSELLGFTPDLKANPSLQLFPGSANYSFPVDYRQAYQWAWNEYHHIVQPLSREFTRTGVETKFNNAFINENKKYYNFIWKNIREVDGVEEPYVLNENIAKQKYDNLINYYTRNFGWKYKR
- a CDS encoding Mbov_0395 family pilin-like conjugal transfer protein, with protein sequence MRDLLNVYLFAETNAANSEAVKQNLAQLSQQAQVYINIILGSFASLLVLLIAIIISIAWFKAGKADSDEERALELKKVKWLVAFFGLVILLWGVSGILTQLLQLHWKA